One Streptomyces sp. V4I8 genomic window carries:
- a CDS encoding type IV secretory system conjugative DNA transfer family protein has product MRPDDRRAHREHGDHRDGQGGIPDGLLIGILAFLLGMTLLVWTATGLSALFAHGSWPSGVTFAHTPLAMRSLIAQPHDIPGAWPETPSDQLSGYGLFWGLFIGQLMALIVLTVFVLGTVARWRAVRAGRRVGKTEGVGKAKDAGESGTAEAPGPIAHEVPAPHVVPAPRTEPEPQPQRQPQPQPTGQSDAHLPTTDTPGRALGEPAWDRLVVAPRESRHTTATQAVHDAEGPTLVVTSNPALWQDTKDARAKLGPVLLYDPTHLCDTPARLHWSPTTGCEDKQTAVSRATALLTPVRPTSRLDQAVSDTAETLLRSYLHAAAIDGRTVRHVHRWSQGGQIQDAVRILRTNPKAAPGAAGELEAALTAHPERRDMAQELTTRALSALSTVNIRESCTPNRTDALTLDSFVHEGGTLYVVGESIEDPRANPGAMPLLTALAASVVERGRRMAERSSSGRLDPPLTLVLDDVAAVAPLPQLPELLATGADRGMPALALLRSREQARSRWPHDELPV; this is encoded by the coding sequence GTGAGACCGGACGACCGCCGGGCACACCGGGAGCACGGGGACCACCGGGACGGCCAGGGAGGCATCCCCGACGGCCTGCTCATCGGCATACTCGCCTTCCTCCTCGGCATGACCCTGCTGGTCTGGACGGCCACGGGCCTGTCAGCCCTGTTCGCGCACGGCTCCTGGCCCTCCGGCGTCACCTTCGCCCACACGCCCCTGGCCATGCGCTCCCTGATCGCACAGCCCCACGACATCCCGGGCGCGTGGCCGGAGACACCGAGCGACCAGCTCTCCGGGTACGGCCTGTTCTGGGGGCTCTTCATCGGCCAGCTGATGGCCCTGATCGTGCTGACCGTGTTCGTGCTGGGGACAGTGGCACGGTGGCGGGCGGTCAGGGCGGGGCGGCGCGTGGGTAAGACGGAGGGCGTGGGAAAGGCGAAGGACGCGGGAGAGTCAGGGACTGCGGAAGCACCGGGACCGATAGCGCACGAGGTCCCCGCACCGCACGTCGTACCCGCCCCCAGAACGGAACCGGAGCCGCAGCCCCAGAGGCAGCCGCAGCCGCAGCCGACGGGGCAGTCCGATGCCCACCTGCCGACGACGGACACCCCAGGCAGGGCACTCGGCGAACCGGCGTGGGACAGACTTGTCGTAGCCCCGAGGGAAAGCCGCCACACAACCGCAACGCAGGCCGTACACGACGCGGAAGGCCCCACCCTCGTAGTCACGTCGAACCCGGCCCTCTGGCAGGACACGAAGGACGCCCGCGCGAAACTGGGCCCGGTCCTCCTCTACGACCCCACCCACCTCTGCGACACCCCGGCCCGCCTCCACTGGTCCCCCACCACAGGCTGCGAGGACAAACAAACCGCGGTCTCCAGAGCCACCGCACTCCTGACCCCGGTCCGCCCCACCTCCCGCCTCGACCAGGCGGTCAGCGACACCGCCGAAACACTCCTGCGCAGCTACCTCCACGCCGCGGCCATCGACGGCCGCACCGTCCGCCACGTCCACCGCTGGTCCCAGGGCGGCCAGATCCAGGACGCCGTACGCATCCTCCGTACGAACCCGAAGGCGGCCCCGGGCGCGGCCGGCGAACTCGAAGCCGCCCTCACGGCCCACCCCGAACGCCGTGACATGGCCCAGGAGTTGACCACCAGGGCCCTCTCGGCGCTCTCCACGGTCAACATCCGGGAGTCATGCACTCCAAACCGAACTGATGCCCTCACCTTGGATTCCTTCGTGCATGAAGGGGGCACGCTTTATGTGGTGGGTGAATCCATCGAGGACCCCCGAGCCAACCCGGGCGCCATGCCACTCCTGACGGCCCTCGCCGCAAGCGTGGTCGAGCGCGGCCGGCGCATGGCCGAACGGTCATCCTCCGGTCGCCTCGACCCACCACTGACGCTCGTCCTGGACGACGTCGCCGCCGTGGCTCCGCTTCCCCAGCTGCCGGAGCTGCTGGCCACCGGAGCGGACCGGGGCATGCCGGCCCTGGCCCTGCTCCGGTCCCGGGAACAGGCCCGCTCCCGCTGGCCGCACGACGAACTCCCGGTCTAG
- a CDS encoding GNAT family N-acetyltransferase, producing MSTTNPGAYVIRSIRADEWPAAKELRLAALRDPVAPLAFLETYEQAVARPDSFWQERAAGACEGADGAQQIIAEGPDGGWVGTLTVLVEEPGTTDWAGFPVERKQGHVVGVFVRPEERGSGLTDVLFDAGLEWAWSRGAERVRLIVHEDNGRAQRFYRKVGFVPSGLSVPLAGQSAESEWEFVIERP from the coding sequence ATGAGCACCACGAACCCCGGGGCCTACGTCATCCGGTCGATACGTGCCGACGAGTGGCCCGCCGCTAAGGAGTTGCGGCTTGCCGCGCTGCGGGATCCGGTCGCGCCGCTGGCGTTTCTGGAGACCTACGAGCAGGCCGTGGCCCGGCCCGACTCCTTCTGGCAGGAGCGGGCCGCCGGGGCCTGTGAGGGGGCCGACGGGGCGCAGCAGATCATCGCCGAGGGCCCGGACGGCGGGTGGGTCGGGACGTTGACCGTGCTGGTCGAGGAGCCGGGGACGACCGACTGGGCCGGGTTTCCGGTGGAGCGGAAGCAGGGGCATGTGGTCGGTGTGTTCGTGCGGCCCGAGGAGCGGGGGAGCGGGCTGACCGATGTGCTCTTCGACGCCGGCCTGGAGTGGGCGTGGTCGCGGGGCGCGGAGCGGGTGCGGCTGATCGTGCACGAGGACAACGGGCGGGCGCAGCGGTTCTACCGGAAGGTGGGGTTCGTGCCGAGTGGGCTCTCGGTGCCGCTTGCCGGGCAGTCGGCGGAGTCCGAGTGGGAGTTCGTCATCGAGCGGCCGTGA